TTCGACTTTCATCTTCTTGCTGCAGCTCCTTTGGAACTGTTGCCTGAAGCGCCTTGCGAGCGTTGTCAGCCGAGCCCACGAGTATATGCCAAATCCAGATCACTGCAAGACTGCCGCCAACAAAATCGAACGCTGAACCTTTGCATCCGGGGCCGGCGCTTCGCGCCGGCCCCGGATGCAAAGGAGGCTCCTCCGATAATCGGAGTCACATGGCACTCATCACACTCCTCGACGCCCAACTCGCGTTCGGTCACGTCCCGCTGCTCGATCATGCGGACTTCTCTCTTCTTGAATCTGAGCGCATCGGCCTGATCGGCCGCAACGGCGCGGGCAAGTCTTCGATGCTCAAGATATTGGGAGGCCTGGAGAAGACAGACGACGGGACCCTGCAGATGCAGCAGAACCTCCGCGTCGCCTATGTTGCGCAGGAGCCCGTGCTCGACATGGATGCGGATGTCTTCACCGCAGCCAGCGAAGGCCTGGGCAGCGTCATCGCCGTGCGGGATCTCTATCTCTCCGGTGCCGAAGGGCTGGACCTGGACGCCCTTCAATCGCAGATCGAAGCGTTCGATGCCTGGAACTGGGAGCAGCGCGTCGAAGAGACGCTGCACCGCCTCCATCTGGACCGCAATGCCCGCATCGGCTCTCTCTCGGGCGGTACCCGCAAGCGTGTGGCATTGGCCCAGGCGCTGGTGGCCGCCCCGGATGTCCTTCTATTGGACGAGCCCACCAATCACCTGGACCTGGATTCCATCGAGTGGCTGGAGCAGTTGCTGATCGACTTCAAGGGCAGCGTGGTCACTGTCACGCATGACCGGAGCTTCCTGAACCGCGTCGCCACCCGCATCGTGGAGCTGGACCGGGGCAAGCTCAACTCCTATCCAGGCAACTTCGAGCAGTATCTCTTCCAGAAGGAAGAGCAGCTCGCCCAGGAGGCCGTGATCAGCGCCAAGGCCGACAAGCTCCTGGCCCAGGAAGAGATCTGGATCCGCAAGGGCGTGGAGGCGCGCCGTACCCGCAGCCAGAGCCGCATCAGCCGGCTCGAAGCCCTGCGGGCGAGCCGAACGGCGCGCCGGGAGGTGCAAGGCAGCGTCAACATGGACGTGGCCTCCGGCCAGTCGAGCGGCAAGATCGTCGCCGAGCTCACGGGCGCGACCAAGTCCTTCGGCGAAAAGACCGTCATCCGCAATTTCACGGGCACGATCCTGCGCGGCGACAAGGTCGGCCTGCTCGGCCCCAATGGCGCCGGCAAGACCACACTGCTCAAGCTCATCCTGGGCGAGCTCGAACCGGACAGCGGCAAGATCCGCCGCGGCACCAACCTGCAGGTCGCGTATTTCGACCAGATGCGCGACAAGCTCGACCTGGACGCCACGCTGGAAGACTTCATCAGCCCCGGCAGCGAATGGATCGAGATCGGCAGCCAGCGCAAGCACGTGAAGAGCTATCTTTCCGACTTTCTCTTTTCTCCCGCGCGCGCCAATTCTCCTGTGCGCTCGCTCAGCGGCGGAGAGCGCAACCGGCTGCTGCTGGCGCGCCTGTTCGCGCGCCCGGCCAATGTGCTGGTGCTCGACGAGCCGACCAACGACCTGGACATCGACACGCTGGAGCTGCTGGAAGGCCTGCTGCAGGACTACGACGGGACCGTGTTCCTGGTCAGCCACGACCGCACCTTTCTCGACAACGTGGTGACCAGCACGATCGCCTTCGAGGGTGACGGGCATTGGCGCGAATACGAAGGCAGCGTGCAGGACTGGCTGATCCAGTCCAAGCGCGCCCGCGAGATCGCGGAGCAACGCCAGGCCGCCAGCCCTGCGCCGTCCCCGGCGCCCACGCCAGCACCGGCCGCATCCGAGGCGACGGCTGCCCGGCCGGCCACCGTGCGCAAGAAGCTCAGCTACAAGGAGCAGCGCGAACTCGAGGCGCTTCCCGCCCTGATCGAAGCGCTCGAAGCGGAGCAGAAGCGCATCGCCGAATTGCTCGCGCTCGATGGCGGCGCCATTTATGCCACCGACGCCTCGCGGGCGGCCGAACTGAGCCAGCGCCACGCCCAGATCGACGACGAGTTGCTGTCGGCCCTGGAGCGCCAGGAGGAATTGACTGCCGGACGTTAGCGCCTTGGTTCTGCATCGGGCTGTCCCGCCGTCCCACGCGCGAAGGGCGCCGACTAGGCTATATATGCGGCTTCAAAGCTTCCGGAACGCCGCATGTCTTCCTTCTACGCGCTCTTTGGCCGCTCCGTTGCACTCCTGGCCATCGTCCTGCAGGGCGCCTGCGCGCAGCTCCCCGAGCATGTCGATCGCCCGGTATCGGCCGCACTTCCCGCGCCCAACGGCACCGCACTCGAAGCATTGGTCCAGCAGAGGCGCAAGGCCGATTCGGCGCGCTTCGACTCCGGCTTCGTGTTGCTCGGCGGGCCGCCCGCCGCCTACGGCAGCCGGCTGGCGCTGATCGAAGGCGCCCAGAAAACACTGGACCTGCAGTACTACGCGATTCACGCCGACGCGAGCACCGGCCGGCTCTTGCGGGGGGTCCGGGCGGCGGCCGGACGCGGCGTGCGCGTGCGCATCCTGATCGACGACCTTCACAGCACCGGGCGCGACGCGCTGGTCCTGGGCCTGGCCTTCGTGCCCAACATCGAGATGCGCCTGTTCAACCCGCTGGCCGGCGCGCGCGGCTCTTCGCTGGCCCGCATGTTCAATTCGATCGGCGATGCCTCGCGGATCCAGCAGCGGATGCACAACAAGCTTTTTCTGGCCGACAACGTGCTCGGGGTGACCGGCGGCCGCAACCTGGGTGATGCGTACTTCGGCAATGCGCTGAAGGGCAACTTCATCGACGTCGACATCCTCGCGGCCGGGCCGATCGTGCAGGACCTGTCGCGCAGCTTCGACAGCTACTGGAACAACGAGCGGGCCTACCCCGTGCAGTCGCTGGTCAAGCGCGAAGAACTCAAGGCCATCCGCGAACGCGCGGAGGAGGCCGACCGCGAACTGGCCGACGAATCGGCACGGGCCCTGAACGCGCAGCCCGAAGGCCAGACGGCGCCTCCGGAAAGCGAACCGAGGCCCGGCGCGCCGCCCACTCCGGCCCAACGGGCCCGCGCCTGGGACGAAAAGCCGCTGGACCTGCGCACCGCCGCCTTCGTCTGGGCGCCCGCGGTGATGCTGGCCGACGAGCCCGGCAAGATTCCAGCAGACAAGGGAGCCAACCAGACGAAAGAGCCCGGCCTCGTGGTGAGCCAGCCCCGTGACGGCGCCAGTCCGTCGCGCCGCGCCGCATCGCTCCAGACCGCTTCCGACCTCGCCGCCGGCAGCGACACGGTGGTCGAAGGCTTGCTGCAGCTGATCGGGCAGGCGCGCAGCGACCTCCTCATCATCTCGCCCTACTTCGTGCCCGGTGCGGACATGAAGCAGGCCTTTGCGTCGGCGCGAGGCCGTGGGGTGCGCATCCGCGTGCTGACCAATTCGCTGGCGTCCAACGACGCACCGGTGGCACACGTCGGCTATTCCCGGCATCGCGAGGACCTGCTCAAGATGGGCGTGGAACTCTACGAGCTGCGCAGCGAGCAAGCCGGCGTCGGCAATGCGTTCGGATCGTCCGGCAACGGAAGCGCCGGTGCATCCCGCTCCATGCTGCACTCGAAGGTGCTGGTGATGGACGGCCGGCTGCTGGTGGTCGGCTCGATGAACCTCGACCTGCGTTCGCAGCTGCAGAACACCGAAATCGCCCTGCTCGTGCGAAGCGCCGAACTCTCCCGCTCGGCGTCCGAGCAGATCGAACGCGGCATGCGCGAGGGCTCTTGGCGCGTCGAACTGAATGACGGCTCGCTGGTCTGGCGCGCGCCCGAAGGCAGCGGGTTGAAGGACACGTCGACCGAGCCCGACGCCAGCCTGACGCTGCGGCTGATGCTCAAGCTCTTCGGCCCGCTGGCGCCCGACCAGTTGCTGTAGGACCGCGGGGCGCCGGCAATTGCCCGCTCCCGCGTGTCCCGCTACCCGCTCAGTGCTTGTGCTGGTGGGCCGGCGCAGCCGCATCGGCGCCTTCCGGCGTGCCCACCGGCAGCTTGAGGTCGAGCGAGGTCTTCTGGCCCTTGGCGTCCTCGAAGCGCAGCGTCATCGGCACGGTCGAACCCTTGGCCAGCGCCTGCTTCAGGTCCATCATCATCACGTGGTAGCCGCCGGGCTTGAGTTCCACGGTCTGCCCCGCGGGCAGGTCGAGCCCGCCCGGAAGTTCACGCATTTTCATGGTGTCGCCTTCCATCTTCATCTCGTGCACTTCGGCCACGCCTGCGGCTGGCGTCGAGATGCCGACCAGCCGGGTGCCGGTGGGCGCGGTGAGCTTCATGAAGGCGCCGGTGCCGCTCTGGCCCGGCACCGACTGGCGCACCCAGCCGTCGCGCACATCGACGGTGGCCACGCCCTGCGCAACCACATCGAGCCTGGCGGCAGGGGTCTTGAGCCCCGCGGTGGAGCTGCCCGGCGCCGGCACCTCGGCCCAGTCGACCTGGCCCACGTCGCAGGTCTGCAGCACCTTGAACCACAACGGCCCCGGCGTGCCGGGCACCTTGCCGCGCAGCACGAACTCCGCGCGTTCGCTGGCAGGCAGTGCCGTTTGCGCGCTTTCCGCCGTCCAGCGCACCTCGCCGTCGCCGGCGTTCTTTTGCACATCGAGCTTCCAGCCCTTGCGGGCCTGCGCATCGCTCAGGATGAAGCCCTTTGGGAGGCGAACGGCCAGGCCGGTGGTGGCCTTGGCGCCTTCGCAGGCATGGCCCACGCGGAAGGCGGCGTCGTAGTCGCTGCCCACGGTGACACCGCCCCGCGGCAGGGTGACGTGGGCAAAGGCGGCCGCGGTGCCCGCCAGCAGGGCGCAGGCGGCAATGGTCTTGAGGGTGGCGCACGGGTGGTTCATGTTGGAACTCCTTGAAGAAATCGGTGAAAGGAAAGAGACGGCTCAGAGGTCGAACTTGAGTTCGGCCACATAGGTACGTTGCGTATAGGGATGGAAGGCCCAGTACTTGTTGTTGTTCAGGTTGTCGATGCCCACCGCGGCGCTCCATTGCCGGTCGATGCGATAGCGCACGCGCGCATCGACGACGAAGAACTTCGAGAAGCCCGTGTACGCCGCGCCATTCGTGTCGCTGTTGTCGAGCGTGCCGTATTGCTTGCCGCTGTAGCGCGCGCCGACGGTGTAGCTCCATCTCGCATCGGGCCGGTAGGTCGCGAGCAGCGTCGCCCTGACCTTCGGCACGCGCGGTTGCTCGTGGCCCACGCTGGCGGCAAACCCGCTGTTGGCGGCGATCTTCGATCGGGTCAGCGTCAGGCTGCCGCTCAGGTCCAGGCCCTTCATGCCCACGTCGACGGCGTTCAGCGCCACCTCGAGCCCCCGGGTGCGGATGGCATCGACGTTTTGCACCGTGCTCACCAGGTTGGTCAGCGCCTGGCTGTAGAGCGCATCCTTGGTGTTCTCCAGGAACACCGTGGTGCGCAGCACGCCGTCGAGCCCCCAGGTTCGGAGGTCGCGCTCGGCGCTGAGCTCCGTGGTCCACGAGCGCTCCGGCCGCAGGTTCGGATTCGTGTTGACGATGCGGTTGCCGTCGATCGAACCTTGGTAGAGCTCGCTCACGGTCGGCATGCGCACGGCGCGGCCGGCCGAGGCCTTGAGCGACCAATCGGGCGTGGCTTGCCAGGCGATCGCGGCCTTGGGCGAGTCGTAGCTGTTCTTGCGCGGTGCAAAGTCCAGCAGCCTCGTCGCATTGCCGAGCTGGCCGCCATAGGCCTCCCATCGCTCGTGGCGCAAGCCCAGCGTGGTCTTCCAGTTCTCGGCGAAGCGCCAGGTGTCCTGAACGTAGAGCGACTGCAGCCGGGTGTTGCCGTTGAAGGCCGAGAACGGCGCCACGGCGGGCCCGCCCATCCAGTCGAGCGTGTTGCCGACGCTGGTGCGCAGCCGCGCCGTGTCCTGCTGGAAGCCGAAGTCGACCACGTGCGCACCCACGCCCTCGGCCGTTCCGGTGGGCCGCCAGGTGCCGGCCGCCTTGAAGGTGTGCCAGCCCGAGCCGCCCATGTCGGTGGTGCGGCCGGCACCACCGTCGAAAGCACCGGGCAAGGGCGTGGTCGGCGTGCGCGAGGTGTCCCTCGCATAGTCGAACAGGCTGGCGGCCACCTCCCAGTCGAACACGCCGCCGGTGTGGCTCTTCACGGTGAGGCCGTGCATGTAGTGCGTGAGCGCGGTCTCCGTCGGCGCCAGTGCGGCGCTCGGCGAATCGAGGTTGTAGGTGCGCCCGGCGATGTTCACCCGTCCCGAATACACCGGCCGCCCGAGCGCATCGCGCAGGTAGGTGTCGACGCCGCCCTGCGTGCTGTTGTTCCATGCGCCCAGCGTGTACGTTGCGCGCACCGTGGGCGAAAAGTCGTAGGCCACCTTCAGCTTGGCCTGCGCCTGCGTGGTGTCGTAGATCGTGGCGCCGCCCACCAGCCACCAGGGCTGGTTGGACGGGTTCAGCCCCGGCACCGCGCCGGTCACCGGCGTGCCCGCACTGCCCACGGTGCCGGCGCTCATGAGCCGGTTGCCGAACACCAGCGCCTGTCCCTTGCTGTGGGTGCGCGAGGCACTGAGCCACCACGACCAGTCGCCGCTGCGGCTGCCCAGCGAGAGGTCGATCTGCTGGCCTGCGGGCGAGGAATGGCTGTTGTACAGGTCGAAGCCGGAGGCAAAGCAGTTGAGCTTCACGTGCGCTTCGAGCTGGGTGGGCATGCGCGTCACGTAGTCGACGACGGCGCCGGCCGAGTTGCCCGGGTAGGCGGCCGAAAACGGCCCGTAGAGCACGTCGACCCGCTCGATCTCCTCGGGCGAGACCATGCCCCAGCGCGGCGCGAAGGTGGCGCCGTTGCCCAGGGGGTTCGACAGCATGATGCCGTCGGCGTACACCAGGGAGCGCGCGCTGTTGCCCGTGCCGGACGCCCGCGTGGCAAGCACCGCGTGGTTGAAATCGCCGATGTAGCGCTTGCGCACCACCAGGCTCGGCAGGTATTTGAGCGCGTCCTCGCTGTCGGTCGCGTTGACGGTCTCCACGATCTGCGCGCGCGTCACGCCTTCGATGGTGGTCGGAATCTGCGCCGGCAGCGAGGTCGGGCGGCCGTCGGTCACCGTGACGGTGCTCAAGGTGCGCGCGCCGGCGCCGGACCTGTCCGCCGGGGTATCGGGCGCCTCTTGCGCCCATGCGGGCGCGCCGAGGGGAAATGCCATGGCGATCGCCAAGGCGCGGGAATGCTTTCTCACTGGGAACCTGCTCCACGAACTTCAAGCCACACAGGCCGCTTGCGCCCTCGATCGGGCGCCTGCGGCTACGGTTTTGAAAGGTTCAGGAGAAGGCCGGCGGTCCGCGCGCCGGCAGGGGCGCGGCGGTGGCCGCGGCAAGTCGTGCGGCGGGAATGGGCTGGACCACGCGGCCCAGCGGCAGGGGAAGATCGAAATTCGCGGCGGCCCGCGCCGGGGGCGGTGCACCGGTCAGCACGCACAGCGGGCAGTCCAGGTGCGAGGCACCCATCTCCTGGACGCCGTCCTCGGTATGGACCACGACCTTGACCGAACCGGCGCTGGAGCACACCAGCTCCACCGCCTGCGGATGCACCAGGGGCGATGCGCCCGCCACGCCGAGCGAAAGCATGAACCACAGCAGCGCCCATCGGCCGACGAGGCCGAGGAAGCGGGGGTGGTTTCGCAAGAGGCGCATTTCGCTGGAGATTATCGGCGCTGTTTGTCCTTGGGTGCCGGCGCGCCGCGCGGGGCCGGCTTGGCATTGCCCGCGCGCTTGCCCGTGCCCTTGGCGGCGGAACCCTTGGCCGCACCCTTGGCATTGCTGCGGCCACCGCGCGTGGCGGCCTTCGGCTCAGGCGCCGTCGGCACCGCGACCGGCGGCTGTGCGGACAGCGGTACCGCGGAGACGGTGAATCCGCGCGCCGCCAGCAACGCGGGCAAGCCTTGCGGCCCGACCATGTGCAAGGCGCCAACGGCAGCGAAGACCCGCTTGCCACCCGCGTGCATGCGCTCGATGCCGTCCGCCAGGCCGGGATTGCGATCGTCGAGCAGGCGCTTCATCAGCCGCCGCTCGGCCGGGGTGTTGAGGCAATTGCACCACTCGGGGTACCGGCCCAGCTTGTCGGCGTCGCCGCGGGCCCAGATGTCGGCCAGCTCTTTCATTTGCGTTCGCAGCTGGCCCGACTCGAGTTCGTCCAGGGCCGCATCGATCTGCTCGGCCTCTTCGGCTTCGGAATCGCCGGTCAGCATCTTCAGTTGCGAGGCCGCGTTCTCCAGCGCGAACACCGGCTTGTTGTTGTTGCGCGCCGAGACGGCCAGCGCCTCGTCCGCGCCGAACTCCGGATACAGGCCGTCGGCCCGTGCCACCAGGCCGGTCAGCGCCATCACCTGCAGGATGGGCTGCAGCCCCGCCGTGGCGTCAGGCGGCACACAGGCCGCGTCCCGCTGGCGCGCCAGCCGCTTCGCACGTTCGCCGCTGAGCAGCCGCGCCACCACTTCCGGATCGGCCGGCTGGGTCAAGGCACGCATGGTGGCCTGGTCGCGCGTGTCGAGTTCCAGGGCCAGCGCATCGCTCTGCTCCAGCGCCTTCTGCACGGTCGGCCCCGGCCGCACCCATTCGGCCCGGCCGAGGTGGATGGTTCCGTAGAGCCAGGCGGTCCGCCCGTCCCTGTCGGCGCGCCAGAGCAGGCCGCGGTCGGCGGCGTTCCATTGCCCGACCGCGGCGCCGGGTTTTCCCAGGCTCGCAATGGCGGAGGGCGGGCACGCGGCATGGGCCGCAAAGGCCAGGACGCAACAGGCGCCGGCCAGCGCCAGCCGCGACAGGCGTGAAAAAAGGGACAGGCGCGACGGCGCCTTCAGATCGGTGCTGCGCCATGGCGCAATCAGGGCCCGGAGTATCCGCAAGGCTTGCTCCACGATGAAAGAAAGTCCGGCATTCTCACAGCACCGCTGCCCATAATCCGAAACCATGCAGAGCATCTTCCACCTTGCCTTTCACGTGCGCGATCTCGACGCGGCCCGCCGCTTCTATGGCAATGTCCTGGGTTGCGCCGAAGGCCGCAGCACCGCCACCTGGGTCGATTTCGACTTCTTCGGCCACCAGATCTCGCTGCACCTGGGCGAACCCTTCGCCACCACGCGCACCGGGCGGGTCGGCGACGCGCTGGTCCCCATGCCGCATTTCGGCATCGTGCTCGCGCTTCCCGACTGGCAGGCACTCGCCGAGCGGCTGAAGGCCGCCGGCACGGAGTTCGTGCTCGAACCCCAGGTGCGCTTCGAAGGCGAGCCGGGAGAGCAATGGACCATGTTCTTCTGTGACCCGTTCGGCAACCCTATCGAGGTCAAGGGCTTTCGCTCCCTGGCGGCGCTCTACGACAAATGAGCCACCTGCGCCGGGCCGCTCACAGCCGGCTCGCAGCTTCTGCGCGAGTCAGCGCAGCAATTGCTGCGCTCTGGCTTCTGGCAGCCGGCCCCGCGCACGCCGCACTCGAATGCGAACTCAACGGCCGCAGCGTCAACCTCTCGGATGCCGGCAGCATCGCGGGCAAGACAGGGCTGGTGCGCTGCAAGGAACGCGGGACCGGCGAACTCCAGCGCGAACAGCAGTTGCAGAACGGGGTCTTCATGGGCCTTGCGCGCTTCTACGAGAAAGGCAAGCTCGCCAAGGAGCACACCCTCAATGCCAAGGGCAACATCCACGGCCTCGCGCGTGAGTTCGCGCCCAACGGGCAGGTCCTGCGCGAGGCCGTCTACGACGACGGCCGGGAGCGCGGGCTGGTGCGCAGCTTCTATCCCGGCGGACCA
The Variovorax sp. OAS795 genome window above contains:
- a CDS encoding ATP-binding cassette domain-containing protein, yielding MALITLLDAQLAFGHVPLLDHADFSLLESERIGLIGRNGAGKSSMLKILGGLEKTDDGTLQMQQNLRVAYVAQEPVLDMDADVFTAASEGLGSVIAVRDLYLSGAEGLDLDALQSQIEAFDAWNWEQRVEETLHRLHLDRNARIGSLSGGTRKRVALAQALVAAPDVLLLDEPTNHLDLDSIEWLEQLLIDFKGSVVTVTHDRSFLNRVATRIVELDRGKLNSYPGNFEQYLFQKEEQLAQEAVISAKADKLLAQEEIWIRKGVEARRTRSQSRISRLEALRASRTARREVQGSVNMDVASGQSSGKIVAELTGATKSFGEKTVIRNFTGTILRGDKVGLLGPNGAGKTTLLKLILGELEPDSGKIRRGTNLQVAYFDQMRDKLDLDATLEDFISPGSEWIEIGSQRKHVKSYLSDFLFSPARANSPVRSLSGGERNRLLLARLFARPANVLVLDEPTNDLDIDTLELLEGLLQDYDGTVFLVSHDRTFLDNVVTSTIAFEGDGHWREYEGSVQDWLIQSKRAREIAEQRQAASPAPSPAPTPAPAASEATAARPATVRKKLSYKEQRELEALPALIEALEAEQKRIAELLALDGGAIYATDASRAAELSQRHAQIDDELLSALERQEELTAGR
- a CDS encoding phospholipase D family protein; the protein is MSSFYALFGRSVALLAIVLQGACAQLPEHVDRPVSAALPAPNGTALEALVQQRRKADSARFDSGFVLLGGPPAAYGSRLALIEGAQKTLDLQYYAIHADASTGRLLRGVRAAAGRGVRVRILIDDLHSTGRDALVLGLAFVPNIEMRLFNPLAGARGSSLARMFNSIGDASRIQQRMHNKLFLADNVLGVTGGRNLGDAYFGNALKGNFIDVDILAAGPIVQDLSRSFDSYWNNERAYPVQSLVKREELKAIRERAEEADRELADESARALNAQPEGQTAPPESEPRPGAPPTPAQRARAWDEKPLDLRTAAFVWAPAVMLADEPGKIPADKGANQTKEPGLVVSQPRDGASPSRRAASLQTASDLAAGSDTVVEGLLQLIGQARSDLLIISPYFVPGADMKQAFASARGRGVRIRVLTNSLASNDAPVAHVGYSRHREDLLKMGVELYELRSEQAGVGNAFGSSGNGSAGASRSMLHSKVLVMDGRLLVVGSMNLDLRSQLQNTEIALLVRSAELSRSASEQIERGMREGSWRVELNDGSLVWRAPEGSGLKDTSTEPDASLTLRLMLKLFGPLAPDQLL
- a CDS encoding copper chaperone PCu(A)C, producing the protein MNHPCATLKTIAACALLAGTAAAFAHVTLPRGGVTVGSDYDAAFRVGHACEGAKATTGLAVRLPKGFILSDAQARKGWKLDVQKNAGDGEVRWTAESAQTALPASERAEFVLRGKVPGTPGPLWFKVLQTCDVGQVDWAEVPAPGSSTAGLKTPAARLDVVAQGVATVDVRDGWVRQSVPGQSGTGAFMKLTAPTGTRLVGISTPAAGVAEVHEMKMEGDTMKMRELPGGLDLPAGQTVELKPGGYHVMMMDLKQALAKGSTVPMTLRFEDAKGQKTSLDLKLPVGTPEGADAAAPAHQHKH
- a CDS encoding TonB-dependent receptor, producing the protein MAFPLGAPAWAQEAPDTPADRSGAGARTLSTVTVTDGRPTSLPAQIPTTIEGVTRAQIVETVNATDSEDALKYLPSLVVRKRYIGDFNHAVLATRASGTGNSARSLVYADGIMLSNPLGNGATFAPRWGMVSPEEIERVDVLYGPFSAAYPGNSAGAVVDYVTRMPTQLEAHVKLNCFASGFDLYNSHSSPAGQQIDLSLGSRSGDWSWWLSASRTHSKGQALVFGNRLMSAGTVGSAGTPVTGAVPGLNPSNQPWWLVGGATIYDTTQAQAKLKVAYDFSPTVRATYTLGAWNNSTQGGVDTYLRDALGRPVYSGRVNIAGRTYNLDSPSAALAPTETALTHYMHGLTVKSHTGGVFDWEVAASLFDYARDTSRTPTTPLPGAFDGGAGRTTDMGGSGWHTFKAAGTWRPTGTAEGVGAHVVDFGFQQDTARLRTSVGNTLDWMGGPAVAPFSAFNGNTRLQSLYVQDTWRFAENWKTTLGLRHERWEAYGGQLGNATRLLDFAPRKNSYDSPKAAIAWQATPDWSLKASAGRAVRMPTVSELYQGSIDGNRIVNTNPNLRPERSWTTELSAERDLRTWGLDGVLRTTVFLENTKDALYSQALTNLVSTVQNVDAIRTRGLEVALNAVDVGMKGLDLSGSLTLTRSKIAANSGFAASVGHEQPRVPKVRATLLATYRPDARWSYTVGARYSGKQYGTLDNSDTNGAAYTGFSKFFVVDARVRYRIDRQWSAAVGIDNLNNNKYWAFHPYTQRTYVAELKFDL
- a CDS encoding DUF2946 family protein, yielding MRLLRNHPRFLGLVGRWALLWFMLSLGVAGASPLVHPQAVELVCSSAGSVKVVVHTEDGVQEMGASHLDCPLCVLTGAPPPARAAANFDLPLPLGRVVQPIPAARLAAATAAPLPARGPPAFS
- a CDS encoding TraB/GumN family protein, which encodes MRILRALIAPWRSTDLKAPSRLSLFSRLSRLALAGACCVLAFAAHAACPPSAIASLGKPGAAVGQWNAADRGLLWRADRDGRTAWLYGTIHLGRAEWVRPGPTVQKALEQSDALALELDTRDQATMRALTQPADPEVVARLLSGERAKRLARQRDAACVPPDATAGLQPILQVMALTGLVARADGLYPEFGADEALAVSARNNNKPVFALENAASQLKMLTGDSEAEEAEQIDAALDELESGQLRTQMKELADIWARGDADKLGRYPEWCNCLNTPAERRLMKRLLDDRNPGLADGIERMHAGGKRVFAAVGALHMVGPQGLPALLAARGFTVSAVPLSAQPPVAVPTAPEPKAATRGGRSNAKGAAKGSAAKGTGKRAGNAKPAPRGAPAPKDKQRR
- a CDS encoding VOC family protein; the encoded protein is MQSIFHLAFHVRDLDAARRFYGNVLGCAEGRSTATWVDFDFFGHQISLHLGEPFATTRTGRVGDALVPMPHFGIVLALPDWQALAERLKAAGTEFVLEPQVRFEGEPGEQWTMFFCDPFGNPIEVKGFRSLAALYDK